A single genomic interval of Acidimicrobiales bacterium harbors:
- the moaC gene encoding cyclic pyranopterin monophosphate synthase MoaC, which translates to MVDVGDKAVTRRRAVARARVAMQAATAEALAAGTVAKGDVLAVARVAGIQAAKRTSELIPLCHPLMLSSVQVDLVPGPSWLDIEATAETVDRTGVEMEALTACAVAALTVYDMCKASDRSMQVESLGLLEKSGGRSGNWRRGD; encoded by the coding sequence ATGGTCGACGTGGGTGACAAGGCGGTGACCCGGCGTCGGGCCGTGGCCCGGGCCCGTGTGGCCATGCAGGCTGCCACGGCCGAAGCGTTGGCCGCCGGGACGGTGGCCAAGGGCGATGTCCTGGCCGTCGCCCGCGTGGCCGGCATCCAGGCGGCCAAGCGGACCTCGGAGCTGATCCCGCTCTGCCACCCCCTGATGCTCAGCTCCGTGCAGGTGGACCTCGTCCCCGGCCCGTCCTGGCTGGACATCGAGGCCACAGCCGAGACGGTGGATCGGACCGGGGTGGAGATGGAGGCCCTTACCGCCTGTGCGGTGGCGGCCCTGACCGTCTACGACATGTGCAAGGCCAGCGACCGGTCGATGCAGGTGGAGTCGCTGGGTCTCCTCGAGAAGTCGGGCGGCCGGTCCGGCAACTGGCGTAGAGGCGACTGA